One Thermococcus kodakarensis KOD1 genomic window carries:
- a CDS encoding V-type ATP synthase subunit E, producing MEGAELIIQEINREAEQKIQYILSEAQKEAEKIKEEARKRAEDRAQWILRKAKTQAEMEKQRAIASARLEVRKKRLEVQEEMIRAVLSALRERLASLPADEYFQTLVTLTTEALEELNIDSAVVRSNEETLKLIVEKLPEFKKSVSEKLGKEVEITVGEPISTIGGVLVESSDGSVRVDNTFEARIERLEADLRARIAKALFG from the coding sequence ATGGAAGGCGCAGAACTGATAATTCAGGAAATAAACAGGGAAGCGGAGCAGAAGATACAGTACATCCTCAGCGAGGCCCAGAAAGAGGCTGAGAAGATCAAGGAAGAGGCTAGGAAGAGGGCCGAGGACAGGGCCCAGTGGATACTCAGGAAGGCCAAGACCCAGGCTGAGATGGAGAAACAGAGAGCGATAGCCAGCGCCAGGCTGGAGGTAAGGAAGAAGAGGCTCGAAGTCCAAGAAGAGATGATAAGGGCAGTTCTCTCGGCCTTAAGGGAGAGGCTCGCTTCACTTCCCGCTGATGAGTACTTCCAGACCCTCGTCACGCTCACTACCGAAGCCCTTGAGGAGCTCAACATCGACTCCGCCGTCGTCCGCTCCAACGAGGAGACCCTCAAGCTCATCGTTGAAAAGCTCCCAGAGTTCAAGAAGAGCGTTTCAGAGAAGCTCGGGAAAGAGGTCGAGATAACGGTTGGAGAACCGATAAGCACAATCGGCGGCGTCCTGGTTGAGAGCTCCGACGGAAGCGTCAGGGTTGACAACACCTTTGAAGCCAGGATTGAGAGGCTCGAAGCGGATCTGAGGGCCAGGATCGCCAAGGCTCTCTTTGGGTGA
- a CDS encoding V-type ATP synthase subunit K (produces ATP from ADP in the presence of a proton gradient across the membrane; the K subunit is a nonenzymatic component which binds the dimeric form by interacting with the G and E subunits): MDPIVYVVLGAALAAGIAGIASAFGIGIAGAAAAGAVAEDEKNFKNALILEGLPMTQSIYGLITLFLIMLSAGIIGGGFKFAEATTENLVKSAILFGAGLTVGLTGLSAIPQGIIASAGIGAAAKNPKTFTQGVIFAAMAETTAIFGLVGALIMIATGVGF; the protein is encoded by the coding sequence ATGGATCCGATAGTTTACGTCGTGTTGGGCGCCGCACTCGCGGCGGGAATAGCGGGTATAGCCTCAGCTTTCGGTATAGGAATCGCTGGAGCTGCAGCGGCAGGAGCGGTTGCGGAGGACGAGAAGAACTTCAAGAACGCCCTCATCCTTGAGGGTCTGCCGATGACCCAGAGCATCTACGGTCTCATCACCCTGTTCCTCATTATGCTCAGCGCTGGGATCATCGGCGGCGGATTCAAGTTTGCCGAAGCGACCACAGAGAACCTTGTGAAGAGCGCCATACTATTCGGCGCCGGTCTTACCGTTGGCCTCACCGGTCTCTCAGCTATACCTCAGGGTATCATCGCCAGCGCAGGAATAGGCGCCGCTGCCAAGAACCCGAAGACCTTCACTCAGGGCGTCATATTCGCGGCTATGGCCGAGACCACGGCGATCTTCGGTCTCGTCGGTGCGCTTATCATGATCGCCACTGGAGTTGGCTTCTGA
- a CDS encoding V-type ATP synthase subunit C: MMNVIEGILNTTLGVVFTWVGWKTYKILWKYTPYSYPNARVRAMEAKLLTEQRFNELAESRTLQNFVASLEDTDYKETLSNVSSYSVEEIERALDASLAKTYELMFKILPKRSRDFFRLMMEEWDVRNIANVVKAKLANEPASDYIIELGPMLPKVKAMAEAKTLEEILVILEGTPYEGPYQELIAGNIDVSTFETELYRMYYKKLLNYARSRKDDEKTLLTEFIKLKIDKLNLMTTLRGKLAGLSAKEIRSMLIPGGSLDVEPLLHIDSIEMTLAQLDSTEYGEFIRKVREEAEKDISVIERAFDEHLIKKVTEFDRFHPLSIAAPLAYVLKKEREVRKLRAMVKLIGDGLEPEVIKEFVGEVA, translated from the coding sequence ATGATGAACGTAATCGAGGGAATCCTCAACACGACGCTCGGCGTTGTCTTCACCTGGGTCGGGTGGAAGACATACAAGATACTCTGGAAGTACACACCCTACTCCTACCCGAACGCAAGGGTTAGGGCAATGGAGGCAAAACTCCTGACGGAACAGCGCTTTAACGAGCTCGCCGAGAGCAGAACCCTTCAGAACTTCGTTGCCAGCCTTGAGGACACCGACTACAAGGAGACCCTCTCGAACGTCTCAAGCTATTCGGTGGAGGAGATAGAGAGGGCGCTCGATGCTTCCCTCGCGAAGACCTACGAGCTCATGTTCAAGATACTTCCCAAGCGTTCAAGGGACTTCTTCAGGCTCATGATGGAGGAGTGGGACGTCAGGAACATAGCCAACGTCGTGAAGGCGAAGCTGGCAAACGAGCCCGCCTCGGACTACATTATCGAACTCGGCCCGATGCTTCCGAAGGTCAAGGCAATGGCGGAAGCCAAGACCCTAGAGGAGATACTCGTAATCCTTGAGGGCACTCCCTACGAGGGCCCATATCAGGAGCTAATCGCTGGAAACATCGACGTCAGCACGTTTGAAACCGAACTCTACAGGATGTACTATAAGAAGCTTCTCAACTATGCCCGCTCAAGGAAGGACGATGAAAAAACTCTTCTCACGGAGTTCATTAAGCTCAAGATAGACAAACTCAACTTAATGACCACACTCAGGGGGAAACTGGCAGGGCTTTCAGCCAAGGAAATACGCTCAATGCTCATCCCCGGTGGTTCACTGGACGTTGAGCCCCTCTTGCACATAGATTCCATCGAAATGACGCTTGCCCAGCTGGACTCAACGGAGTACGGTGAGTTCATAAGGAAAGTCCGTGAGGAGGCCGAGAAGGACATCAGCGTCATCGAGAGGGCCTTTGACGAGCACCTGATCAAAAAGGTCACGGAGTTCGACAGGTTCCATCCGCTCAGCATAGCTGCTCCCCTCGCCTACGTGCTCAAGAAGGAGAGGGAAGTCAGGAAGCTCAGGGCCATGGTAAAGCTCATAGGTGATGGCCTCGAACCTGAAGTGATCAAGGAGTTTGTGGGTGAGGTCGCATGA